The following DNA comes from Solea solea chromosome 6, fSolSol10.1, whole genome shotgun sequence.
attttccttttttgcagATTCACTGTAGTTGTATTTGCAACTTGAATTGTAATTAAATATTGTTGTCATGTTAACTTCAGCAGTACAGCCAGTTGAATTAAACTGGTCAGGACATCCAAAAGATAAGATTTTATTGAGAATAAAAATCAGTTAAGAGCAATAAGTTTATTCTGCCGTCTTCTCCGCGGTCTTCTTGCCTCGTTTCCCAGTTGCTTTAGTGGCAGGAGCGTCAGCAGCGTCCGCTTTAGCAGCCTTACTTTTGGACGCCTTCGGTTCCTTGGTCGCCTTTGCCTCCTTTTTGGGGGCATCCGATGCTCCTTTGTCGTCCTCTTTCCCTGCAGCCTTTTTGGCTTTAGGCTTCTTTGCTGGAGCAGCCTTTGTGGTTGCAGCCTCTTCAGCTTTCTTCAACTTTTTGGGCGGCTTTGGTTCCTTAAATGAATGTATACAAGGATTTGGTAGTGTGTTCAGTGCATGTTAAATCAGTCAACAGCTTTATTACTCTATGCTTAGCCAACACTACTGCAAGtaagtgtgaaaacaaacaactctcAAAGTCCAGTGTTCTAGAATTGGAGATTGAAACATACAAGTTCTGGCTAGTTTGTCCAACCAGGCAACTGTAGCAAACAAAATAGTGGCTTCTGTGAAGAAAGGCCTTTCctaaagtatataaaaacatgttctaGGTCTATGGAAGccaaaggttttattttaattacacTATACTTATGTGTTGTATATTCTGtcacatactggacctttaagtggcACTTTAGATATTTGTattcaatgaaaaaaaacacaagtgtgaCATTCTGCCCTGTATTTCTAACAAACATTGTCTCACCTCCTGGGACTTGGCACTTGCCTTTGTGGCACCTTAAAAATTAGATAGTTAAACTATAATTAGTATACATTTTACCAGTGTTATACATAATACAAAAAGTATCAGCCCCGTGGTAGAAGTGATACTTTAATCATGACCTCACCTGCTTTTGGGGACTTCTTGTCTGCATTCTTGGCTGCTTTTGGAGCTTTTTGCGCATTAGGATCCGCGTTCTCACCCTTTGCTTTTGCCGCCTTGGCGTTTGGTGGAAGCTTAAGACAGGACGGGACAAAGTGTTCGGTTAATTAACTTACTTGTTCCGCTTCGGTGAAGCTGTGGACCCGACATCTTACCCTGAACTTTCCTATGGCGCCCGTAGTGACGTTGGAGTTGGCAGGGCGCACCAGGGTGCCGTTCTCAATTCCTTTTTTCAGCGCTCTGCGGACCAAGTTCCTCAACCTCACCGAATCCACCGAGGGgtatttttgtttaatgtagTTCTGAATCGCTTTGGATGAAACCCCCTTGCGTGAGTCCAGCTCTTTGAGCGCCTCTCTCACCATGATGGCTGTGGGCGGGTGAGTTGCAATTTTACGCAGCGCTGCAGCATCTGGGGAATAAAGGATAAtgtgcttgtatttatttatttattggaagAATCACGAATATGGCGTTCACCACACAACAGCATTggaaacatgtttaaatgagtAGATAAAGACCCTAAATCTGGCCTGATTTCCCCCTCACCGTTCTCATCCACCACAGCTTCG
Coding sequences within:
- the LOC131461142 gene encoding protein B4 translates to MPPKKKVTVAVETPEVAEPSSSEAVVDENDAAALRKIATHPPTAIMVREALKELDSRKGVSSKAIQNYIKQKYPSVDSVRLRNLVRRALKKGIENGTLVRPANSNVTTGAIGKFRLPPNAKAAKAKGENADPNAQKAPKAAKNADKKSPKAGATKASAKSQEEPKPPKKLKKAEEAATTKAAPAKKPKAKKAAGKEDDKGASDAPKKEAKATKEPKASKSKAAKADAADAPATKATGKRGKKTAEKTAE